From one Bacteroides eggerthii genomic stretch:
- a CDS encoding 4'-phosphopantetheinyl transferase family protein has product MPVFKQYIGSSCRWGIWKADETVEELLALLPHKEKYEADICGFTANSRKLERLAVRVLLYEMLGEEKEIGYRSSGKPYLADGSASISISHTKGYVAVLLGGPEKEVGIDVECYGERVRKVAHKFVREDESVSWYKGTETWSLLLHWSAKETMFKCMNTSDVDFRKHLHILPFTVEEQGVFSAVEYRTAEKRNFRIHYYLFPDFVLTLSL; this is encoded by the coding sequence ATGCCTGTTTTTAAACAATATATCGGGAGTTCTTGCAGGTGGGGTATTTGGAAAGCAGATGAAACAGTGGAAGAGCTGCTTGCTTTGCTTCCCCATAAGGAAAAATATGAGGCTGATATTTGCGGATTTACGGCTAATTCTCGTAAATTGGAACGGTTGGCAGTTCGTGTATTATTGTATGAAATGCTTGGTGAAGAAAAGGAGATTGGTTATCGGTCCAGTGGAAAACCTTATTTGGCAGACGGCTCTGCTTCTATCAGTATTTCGCATACTAAAGGCTATGTAGCTGTTCTGTTGGGCGGGCCGGAAAAAGAAGTGGGTATTGATGTCGAATGTTATGGCGAACGCGTACGGAAAGTTGCTCATAAGTTCGTGCGGGAAGATGAAAGTGTATCTTGGTATAAAGGTACGGAAACCTGGTCGTTGCTGCTCCACTGGTCTGCAAAGGAAACAATGTTTAAATGTATGAATACTTCCGATGTTGATTTCCGGAAACATCTGCACATATTGCCTTTTACGGTTGAAGAACAAGGAGTATTCTCCGCCGTCGAATACCGTACGGCGGAGAAACGGAACTTTCGGATTCACTACTACTTGTTTCCGGATTTTGTTTTGACGTTAAGTCTGTGA
- a CDS encoding HU family DNA-binding protein has product MTKADIVNEITKNTGIDKVTVLTTVEAFMDAVKASLSKDENVYLRGFGSFVVKKRAQKTARNISKNTTIIIPEHNIPAFKPAKTFTIAVKK; this is encoded by the coding sequence ATGACTAAAGCTGATATTGTAAACGAAATTACAAAGAACACCGGAATTGACAAAGTCACAGTACTGACAACCGTTGAAGCGTTCATGGACGCAGTGAAGGCATCTTTATCAAAAGATGAAAATGTTTATCTCCGCGGGTTTGGTAGTTTTGTAGTGAAGAAAAGAGCTCAGAAAACAGCTCGCAACATCTCAAAGAACACTACTATCATTATTCCGGAACACAACATTCCGGCTTTTAAACCTGCTAAGACATTCACCATTGCTGTGAAAAAATAA
- a CDS encoding ATP-binding protein produces the protein MDIVSKPNNDRHVLSFSRKLFLSVISLFLVFAVCFIAYQYQREKEYKVELLDTQLQDYNERLQQELRSTPDSLWTSVLNQYIVKGSNKDLRVTIVNLHGDVLYDSYNETSQEVFNNHINRQEIQKALKNGKGYDLRRTSETTGIPYFYSATLYPHYIIRSALPYNVNLINSLAADQHYLWFTTIVTLLLIFVFYKFTSKLGMAISHLREFAKRADRNEPVETDIQSAFPHNELGEISQHIIQIYKRLRETKEALYIEREKLITHLQTSREGLGVFTKDKKEILVNNLFTQYSNLISDSNLQTTEEIFSVCEFQKITDFISKAQRRPSDKEEKRLSININKNGRIFIVECIIFQDLSFEISINDITQEEEQVRLKRQLTQNIAHELKTPVSSIQGYLETIVNNENIPHEKIQTFLERCYAQSNRLSRLLRDISVLTRMDEAANMIDMEKVDISMLVSSIVNEVSLELEEKRITVVNSLQPKIQLKGNYSLLYSIFRNLMDNAIAYAGTNIHININCFREDENFYYFSFADTGIGVSPEHLNRLFERFYRVDKGRSRKLGGTGLGLAIVKNAVIIHGGTISAKNNQGGGLEFVFTLAKEK, from the coding sequence ATGGATATTGTTTCGAAGCCCAATAATGACAGACACGTCCTGTCATTCAGCCGGAAGTTGTTCCTTTCGGTGATTTCATTGTTTCTTGTTTTTGCTGTCTGCTTCATCGCCTATCAGTATCAGCGGGAAAAAGAGTACAAAGTAGAGCTGCTTGACACACAACTTCAGGACTACAATGAACGTCTGCAACAGGAACTGCGAAGCACTCCCGACAGCTTATGGACCTCCGTCTTGAACCAATATATAGTCAAAGGGTCGAACAAGGATCTCCGCGTCACTATCGTAAATCTACATGGAGACGTGCTTTATGACAGCTACAACGAAACGTCCCAAGAAGTATTCAACAACCATATCAATCGCCAGGAAATTCAAAAGGCACTAAAAAACGGAAAAGGATATGATTTAAGACGTACTTCCGAAACAACCGGCATACCCTATTTCTATTCGGCCACTCTCTATCCCCATTATATCATCCGTTCAGCATTGCCCTACAACGTAAATCTGATAAACAGCCTGGCTGCCGACCAGCATTATCTTTGGTTTACGACTATCGTTACTCTATTGCTGATATTTGTATTCTACAAATTTACATCCAAACTGGGTATGGCAATCAGCCACTTACGCGAGTTTGCCAAACGTGCCGATAGAAACGAACCAGTGGAAACCGATATACAATCTGCTTTCCCACACAATGAACTCGGCGAAATCTCCCAACATATCATACAAATATATAAACGCCTGCGTGAAACCAAAGAAGCACTATATATCGAGCGTGAAAAACTGATCACCCATTTGCAGACCTCTCGCGAAGGATTGGGAGTATTTACTAAAGACAAGAAGGAAATTCTCGTCAACAACCTTTTTACTCAATACAGCAACTTAATTTCAGACTCTAATCTACAAACCACTGAAGAGATATTCTCTGTCTGTGAGTTTCAGAAAATTACCGACTTCATCAGCAAGGCGCAAAGACGCCCTTCGGATAAAGAAGAAAAACGACTGTCCATCAACATTAATAAAAACGGGCGTATATTCATCGTAGAGTGCATCATCTTCCAAGACCTGAGTTTTGAAATCTCCATTAATGACATCACACAGGAGGAAGAACAGGTACGCTTGAAACGCCAACTGACACAGAACATAGCCCATGAACTGAAAACCCCCGTAAGCAGCATACAAGGCTATTTGGAAACCATTGTCAACAACGAAAACATTCCCCATGAGAAGATACAGACTTTTCTCGAACGATGCTATGCTCAAAGCAACCGCCTCAGCCGCTTATTACGGGACATTTCCGTACTGACACGCATGGACGAAGCAGCCAATATGATTGATATGGAAAAAGTGGACATCAGTATGCTCGTCTCCAGCATAGTCAATGAAGTTTCATTGGAACTGGAAGAGAAGCGTATAACTGTAGTCAACAGTCTGCAACCCAAAATACAGCTGAAAGGTAACTATTCACTGCTCTATTCTATCTTCCGTAACCTAATGGACAATGCCATAGCCTATGCCGGAACAAATATCCATATTAATATCAACTGTTTCCGCGAAGACGAGAATTTCTATTATTTTAGTTTTGCCGATACAGGAATAGGCGTTTCACCGGAACACCTGAACCGTTTGTTCGAACGCTTTTACCGCGTAGATAAAGGACGCTCACGTAAGCTGGGCGGTACAGGTTTGGGGCTTGCTATCGTGAAAAACGCTGTCATTATTCATGGTGGAACAATTTCCGCCAAAAATAATCAAGGTGGCGGACTGGAATTTGTATTTACGCTGGCAAAGGAGAAATAA
- a CDS encoding phosphatase PAP2 family protein codes for MRKSIFPSAKEALPVIVITVLFLLLTAACIGLRAEHFLMTGLFVVLFFAGKTTRKLAVALLPFIIFGISYDWMRVYPNYQVNPIDVQGLYEAEKSLFGISLGGTTLIPCEYFAQNHCSIADFFAGIFYLCWVPVPIVFGLWLYLKGERTVYLRFSMVFLLVNLIGFAGYYIYPAAPPWYAMNYGFEPILDTPGNVAGLGRFDELLGCSVFHSIYGRNANVFAAVPSLHAAYMVVALAYAVMGHCKKWLIALFSVIMVGIWWTAVYSGHHYLIDVMLGVACALSGVLIFEKGLMKWGAFKRFFERYNCYIK; via the coding sequence ATGAGAAAATCTATTTTTCCTTCCGCCAAAGAGGCGTTGCCTGTCATTGTCATTACGGTGCTGTTCTTGTTGCTGACGGCAGCTTGCATAGGTTTGCGGGCAGAACATTTCCTGATGACGGGCTTGTTTGTCGTGCTGTTTTTTGCAGGAAAAACGACTCGTAAACTGGCGGTAGCGTTGCTTCCTTTTATCATTTTCGGCATTTCTTACGACTGGATGCGGGTATATCCGAATTATCAGGTGAATCCTATTGATGTGCAGGGGTTGTATGAGGCGGAGAAGTCATTGTTCGGGATCTCGCTTGGCGGAACAACGCTGATTCCTTGTGAATATTTTGCACAGAATCACTGTTCGATAGCCGATTTCTTTGCGGGCATATTCTATCTTTGCTGGGTGCCTGTTCCTATCGTATTCGGTTTGTGGCTTTATTTGAAAGGAGAACGTACAGTGTATCTCCGTTTCTCCATGGTTTTTCTGTTGGTAAATCTTATCGGGTTTGCCGGATATTATATTTATCCGGCAGCTCCGCCTTGGTACGCCATGAACTATGGCTTCGAGCCTATTCTTGATACTCCGGGCAATGTGGCGGGATTGGGGCGTTTTGACGAATTGTTGGGATGTTCCGTTTTCCATTCTATCTATGGACGGAATGCCAATGTCTTTGCGGCTGTTCCTTCGTTACATGCGGCGTATATGGTTGTCGCATTGGCGTATGCCGTTATGGGACATTGCAAGAAGTGGCTGATAGCTTTGTTCTCCGTAATTATGGTGGGTATCTGGTGGACAGCTGTCTACTCCGGCCATCATTATCTGATTGATGTCATGCTGGGCGTCGCTTGTGCCTTGTCCGGAGTGCTGATATTTGAGAAAGGACTGATGAAGTGGGGGGCATTTAAGCGTTTCTTTGAGAGATACAACTGCTATATAAAATAA
- the gldE gene encoding gliding motility-associated protein GldE encodes MDPDAYLCQLADIFNGITVHAPSISAIIAIVLAGVLLLASGFASASEIAFFSLSPSDLSAIEEGKHPSDEKIRNLLDDTERLLATILITNNFVNVTIIMLCNFFFMNVFLFHSAIAEFLILTVVLTFLLLLFGEIMPKIYSAQKTLAFCRFAAPGIMACRSVFYPLSSLLVRSTSFLNKHFVRKNHNISVDELSHALELTDKAELSEENNILEGIIRFGGETAKEVMTSRLDVVDLEIRTPFKDVLKCIVENAYSRIPVYAETRDNIKGVLYIKDLLPHLNKGDNFRWQSLIRPAYFVPETKMIDDLLRDFQANKIHIAIVVDEFGGTSGIVTMEDIIEEIVGEIRDEYDDEERTYAVLNDHTWVFEAKTQLTDFYKITKIDEETFDEVAGDADTLAGLLLELKGEFPVLHEKVAYDCYEFEVLEMDNRRILKVKFTVNEPAGEGSETEK; translated from the coding sequence TTGGACCCAGACGCTTATTTATGCCAGTTGGCAGATATTTTTAACGGTATAACCGTACATGCTCCTTCTATTTCGGCTATTATAGCCATTGTCTTGGCAGGTGTGCTTTTACTTGCTTCCGGTTTCGCTTCAGCTTCCGAGATAGCATTTTTCTCATTATCTCCCTCCGATTTGAGTGCCATTGAAGAAGGGAAACACCCTTCTGATGAGAAAATCAGGAATTTGTTGGATGATACGGAACGCTTGTTGGCTACGATATTGATTACGAACAATTTTGTGAACGTAACGATTATTATGCTCTGCAATTTCTTCTTTATGAATGTGTTCCTGTTTCATTCGGCTATTGCGGAGTTTTTGATCCTGACAGTTGTCCTGACTTTCTTATTGTTGCTTTTTGGCGAGATTATGCCGAAGATTTATTCTGCACAGAAGACGTTGGCTTTTTGTCGTTTCGCAGCTCCCGGTATTATGGCATGCCGTTCTGTTTTTTATCCGTTGTCATCGTTATTGGTACGTTCCACTTCGTTTCTCAATAAGCACTTTGTACGCAAAAATCATAATATTTCGGTAGACGAACTCTCGCATGCACTGGAATTGACAGATAAGGCTGAACTTTCGGAAGAAAATAATATACTGGAGGGGATCATTCGTTTTGGCGGAGAGACGGCTAAGGAGGTGATGACATCACGTTTGGATGTGGTGGACCTGGAGATTCGCACTCCTTTTAAGGACGTATTGAAGTGTATCGTGGAGAATGCCTACTCACGTATCCCTGTTTATGCGGAGACGCGTGATAATATAAAGGGAGTGCTCTATATCAAGGATTTGCTCCCTCATCTGAACAAAGGGGATAATTTCCGTTGGCAGTCATTGATTCGTCCTGCCTATTTTGTTCCGGAAACCAAGATGATTGATGATTTACTTCGTGACTTTCAGGCAAATAAAATTCATATTGCTATTGTGGTAGATGAGTTTGGAGGAACGTCGGGTATTGTCACGATGGAGGATATCATTGAAGAAATTGTAGGTGAAATACGTGATGAGTATGATGATGAAGAGCGTACGTATGCTGTGCTCAATGATCATACATGGGTATTTGAAGCTAAAACACAGTTGACGGATTTCTATAAGATAACCAAAATTGATGAAGAAACTTTTGATGAAGTAGCAGGTGATGCAGATACTTTGGCCGGGCTTTTGCTTGAACTGAAGGGAGAATTTCCGGTACTCCACGAAAAGGTGGCTTACGATTGCTATGAATTTGAGGTTCTCGAAATGGATAATCGCCGTATCCTAAAGGTGAAGTTCACAGTCAATGAACCAGCTGGTGAAGGTTCTGAAACAGAAAAATAA
- a CDS encoding single-stranded DNA-binding protein, whose protein sequence is MSVNKVILLGNVGQPPKVTYYDGGNCVAQVSFATSEKGYTLQNGTQIPDRTEWHNLVFRNRLAEIVDQYVHKGDKLYVEGKIRTRSYDDQTGAKRYITEIFVDNMEMLSPRNAASGTAVQAGMPGQAGIPVQSTQSQVAPAQNNPTDDLPF, encoded by the coding sequence ATGTCGGTAAATAAGGTGATATTGTTAGGAAATGTGGGGCAACCCCCAAAAGTGACCTACTACGATGGCGGTAATTGTGTAGCGCAAGTGTCTTTCGCTACCTCTGAAAAGGGGTATACTTTACAGAATGGGACGCAAATTCCGGATCGCACTGAATGGCATAATTTAGTCTTTCGTAACCGGCTGGCTGAAATCGTTGACCAATATGTGCATAAAGGGGATAAGCTTTATGTGGAAGGTAAAATACGGACTCGTTCGTACGATGATCAGACCGGTGCAAAACGTTATATTACAGAAATTTTTGTAGATAACATGGAAATGCTTTCTCCGAGAAATGCTGCCTCCGGAACTGCGGTTCAGGCAGGTATGCCGGGGCAAGCGGGTATTCCAGTACAGTCAACACAATCGCAGGTTGCTCCTGCACAAAATAATCCGACGGACGATTTACCGTTCTAA
- a CDS encoding tryptophanase: MELPFAESWKIKMVEPIRKSTRQEREQWLKEAHYNVFQLKSEQVYIDLITDSGTGAMSDRQWAGIMLGDESYAGASSFFNLKEVITRLTGFEYIIPTHQGRAAENVLFSYLIHEGDIVPGNSHFDTTKGHIESRKAIALDCTIDEAKQTQLEIPFKGNVDPAKLEKVLQEHNDRIPFIIVTITNNTAGGQPVSMQNLRDVRSIADKYNKPVLFDSARFAENAYFIKTREEGYKDKSIKEITKEMFALADGMTMSAKKDGIVNMGGFIATRRQDWYEGAKGFCVQFEGYLTYGGMNGRDMNALAIGLDENTEFDNLETRIRQVEYLARKLDEYKIPYQRPAGGHAIFVDAPKVLTHVPKEEFPAQTLTIELYLEAGIRGCEIGYLLADRDPVTRKNRFNGLDLLRLAIPRRVYTDNHMNVIAAALKNVYDKRETITRGVRIAWEAPLMRHFTVQLERL, encoded by the coding sequence ATGGAATTACCATTTGCCGAATCATGGAAAATAAAAATGGTGGAGCCTATCCGCAAAAGTACCCGTCAAGAACGTGAACAATGGTTGAAAGAAGCCCATTACAATGTTTTTCAACTGAAATCAGAACAAGTCTACATTGACCTCATCACCGACTCTGGAACAGGAGCCATGAGCGACCGGCAATGGGCAGGCATTATGCTTGGAGATGAAAGTTATGCAGGCGCTTCTTCTTTCTTTAACCTGAAAGAAGTTATCACCCGCCTGACCGGTTTTGAATACATAATCCCTACTCATCAAGGACGTGCAGCTGAGAATGTATTATTCTCTTATCTGATACATGAAGGAGATATTGTGCCGGGAAATTCCCATTTTGATACTACCAAAGGACATATCGAAAGCCGAAAGGCAATCGCATTGGACTGTACAATAGACGAAGCCAAACAAACACAATTGGAGATCCCGTTTAAAGGAAATGTAGACCCGGCCAAACTGGAAAAAGTGTTGCAGGAACATAATGACCGCATACCGTTTATCATCGTCACTATCACCAATAACACAGCCGGAGGTCAACCCGTATCCATGCAGAACTTACGTGATGTCCGGAGCATTGCCGACAAATACAACAAGCCTGTTCTATTCGACTCTGCCCGTTTTGCCGAAAATGCCTATTTCATTAAGACACGCGAAGAAGGCTACAAGGATAAAAGCATCAAGGAAATCACTAAAGAAATGTTTGCACTCGCAGACGGTATGACAATGAGTGCCAAGAAAGACGGCATCGTAAATATGGGCGGATTTATAGCAACCCGCCGACAGGATTGGTACGAAGGAGCAAAAGGATTTTGTGTGCAGTTTGAAGGCTACCTTACCTATGGCGGTATGAATGGTCGCGACATGAATGCACTTGCTATCGGTCTGGATGAAAACACCGAATTCGATAATCTTGAAACCCGTATTCGTCAGGTAGAATATCTGGCAAGAAAATTAGACGAATATAAAATACCTTATCAACGCCCTGCCGGAGGCCATGCCATTTTTGTAGACGCCCCAAAGGTACTGACGCATGTTCCCAAAGAAGAGTTCCCGGCACAGACATTGACCATTGAGTTGTATCTGGAAGCCGGCATACGCGGATGCGAGATAGGTTACCTACTTGCCGATCGCGATCCGGTTACCCGAAAAAACCGTTTCAACGGACTGGATTTACTCCGCCTTGCCATTCCACGCCGCGTGTATACGGATAACCATATGAATGTAATAGCCGCTGCACTCAAAAATGTATATGACAAACGCGAAACAATCACAAGAGGCGTACGCATTGCCTGGGAAGCTCCATTAATGCGCCATTTTACAGTACAGTTGGAAAGATTATAA
- the mutY gene encoding A/G-specific adenine glycosylase, producing the protein MNILTETLLDWYADNKRDLPWRDTADPYRIWISEIILQQTRVVQGYEYFLRFIRRFPDVETLAAASEDEVLKYWQGLGYYSRARNLHAAAKSMNGKFPASYQEVRALKGVGDYTAAAICSIAYNMPYAVVDGNVYRVLSRYWGVDTPIDSTEGKRLFAVLADEMLDKSRPAIYNQAIMDFGAVQCTPQAPNCMFCPLADSCTALSKGLVMQLPVKRHKTKTSNRYFNYIYVRMGACTFIHKRTADDIWKNLFELPLIEADKALSEEEFLSSASFRLLLAEGECPEVRSVLRNVKHVLSHRVIYANFYEVVLPENSRSFSDYQCIRVEDLEQYPVSRLVHAFLEKYI; encoded by the coding sequence ATGAATATATTGACTGAAACTTTGCTGGATTGGTATGCGGATAACAAACGTGATTTGCCTTGGAGAGATACTGCTGATCCTTATCGGATATGGATTTCCGAGATTATTTTGCAGCAGACGAGAGTTGTGCAGGGATATGAGTATTTCCTTCGCTTTATTCGTCGTTTTCCTGATGTGGAAACTTTGGCTGCGGCTTCAGAAGATGAGGTTCTGAAGTACTGGCAAGGGTTGGGATATTATTCTCGTGCCCGTAATTTGCATGCGGCAGCCAAGAGTATGAACGGTAAGTTTCCGGCAAGTTATCAGGAAGTGCGTGCTTTGAAAGGTGTGGGCGATTATACGGCTGCTGCCATTTGTTCCATTGCCTATAATATGCCGTATGCGGTGGTGGACGGAAATGTTTATCGCGTACTTTCCCGCTATTGGGGCGTTGATACTCCCATTGATTCAACGGAAGGAAAGAGGCTTTTTGCAGTTTTGGCCGATGAGATGCTTGATAAATCCCGACCTGCGATTTATAACCAAGCTATTATGGATTTTGGAGCTGTTCAGTGTACACCGCAGGCTCCTAATTGTATGTTTTGCCCTTTGGCCGATAGCTGCACAGCTTTATCGAAAGGCTTGGTGATGCAGCTTCCGGTGAAGCGGCATAAGACAAAAACATCCAACCGTTATTTTAATTATATATATGTACGCATGGGCGCGTGTACCTTTATACATAAGCGGACGGCTGATGATATTTGGAAAAATCTGTTTGAGTTGCCGCTGATTGAAGCGGATAAGGCTTTGTCGGAGGAAGAATTTTTGTCATCGGCTTCTTTTCGTTTGTTGCTGGCAGAAGGAGAGTGTCCGGAAGTGCGTTCTGTGCTCCGGAATGTGAAGCATGTTTTATCGCATAGGGTGATTTATGCCAACTTTTATGAAGTGGTTCTTCCGGAAAACTCCCGTTCGTTTTCGGACTATCAGTGCATCAGGGTAGAAGATTTGGAACAATACCCGGTATCGCGTTTAGTGCATGCATTCTTGGAGAAATATATATAA
- a CDS encoding ribonuclease E/G, whose amino-acid sequence MTSELVVDVQPKEVSIALLEDKSLVELQSEGRNISFSVGNMYLGRVKKLMPGLNACFVDVGYEKDAFLHYLDLGPQFNSLEKYVKQTLSDKKKLNPITKATILPDLEKDGTVSNTLKVGQEVVVQIVKEPISTKGPRLTSELSFAGRYLVLIPFNDKVSVSQKIKSSEERARLKQLLMSIKPKNFGVIVRTVAEGKRVAELDGELKVLLKHWEEAITKVQKATKFPTLIYEETSRAVGLLRDLFNPSFENIYVNNEAVFNEIRDYVTLIAPERAGIVKLYKGQLPIYDNFGITKQIKSSFGKTVSYKSGAYLIIEHTEALHVVDVNSGNRTKNANGQEANALEVNLGAADELARQLRLRDMGGIIVVDFIDMNEAENRQKLYERMCANMQKDRARHNILPLSKFGLMQITRQRVRPAMDVNTTETCPTCFGKGTIKSSILFTDTLESKIDYLVNKLKIKKFSLHIHPYIAAYINQGVLSLKRKWQMKYGFGIKIIPSQKLAFLEYIFYDPQGEEIDMKEEIEIK is encoded by the coding sequence GTGACAAGCGAACTCGTTGTAGACGTACAGCCCAAAGAGGTCTCCATCGCTCTGCTCGAAGACAAAAGCCTGGTAGAACTCCAAAGCGAAGGAAGAAATATTTCCTTCTCTGTGGGCAATATGTATTTGGGACGCGTCAAGAAATTGATGCCAGGCCTGAATGCCTGCTTCGTGGACGTGGGTTACGAGAAAGATGCTTTTCTTCATTATTTGGACTTAGGTCCTCAATTTAACTCATTAGAGAAATACGTAAAGCAAACTTTAAGCGATAAAAAAAAGCTTAATCCAATCACTAAAGCAACCATACTTCCCGATCTTGAAAAAGACGGAACAGTTTCCAACACACTCAAGGTAGGACAAGAAGTAGTGGTGCAAATCGTAAAGGAACCTATCTCAACTAAAGGACCGCGCCTGACCTCCGAACTCTCTTTTGCCGGAAGATATCTTGTGCTAATTCCTTTCAATGATAAAGTTTCCGTATCACAAAAAATTAAATCAAGCGAAGAACGCGCCCGCCTCAAACAACTACTAATGAGCATCAAGCCCAAGAACTTTGGGGTTATCGTGCGTACTGTTGCCGAAGGAAAACGCGTAGCAGAGCTTGACGGAGAGCTTAAAGTATTACTGAAACACTGGGAAGAAGCTATTACGAAAGTACAAAAAGCGACCAAGTTTCCGACACTGATTTACGAAGAAACCAGCCGCGCCGTAGGCTTATTACGCGACTTGTTTAATCCTTCTTTCGAAAACATCTACGTGAACAACGAAGCTGTATTCAACGAAATAAGGGATTACGTAACACTCATTGCCCCTGAACGGGCAGGAATTGTAAAGCTGTACAAAGGACAACTTCCCATTTACGACAATTTCGGTATCACCAAACAGATTAAGTCGTCATTTGGCAAAACTGTTTCGTACAAAAGTGGGGCCTACCTGATTATTGAGCACACTGAGGCGCTTCACGTAGTAGATGTGAACAGCGGTAATCGCACCAAGAATGCCAACGGACAGGAAGCTAACGCACTGGAAGTGAATCTGGGAGCAGCCGATGAGCTTGCACGCCAATTACGGTTAAGAGATATGGGTGGTATCATCGTGGTGGATTTCATCGATATGAATGAAGCCGAAAACAGGCAAAAGCTTTACGAACGTATGTGTGCCAACATGCAGAAAGACAGAGCGCGCCATAATATCCTGCCACTTAGCAAATTCGGATTGATGCAGATAACGCGTCAGCGAGTGCGTCCGGCAATGGATGTAAACACAACGGAGACCTGTCCTACTTGCTTCGGCAAAGGCACTATCAAATCGTCCATTCTCTTTACAGACACATTAGAGAGTAAAATTGACTACCTTGTCAACAAATTGAAGATAAAGAAATTCTCGTTACACATCCACCCGTATATCGCTGCCTATATCAATCAGGGAGTTCTCTCACTGAAACGGAAGTGGCAAATGAAATACGGATTCGGTATCAAGATTATTCCAAGCCAGAAATTAGCGTTTCTGGAATATATCTTCTACGATCCGCAAGGAGAAGAGATTGATATGAAAGAAGAAATCGAAATCAAATAA